One part of the Leclercia sp. LSNIH1 genome encodes these proteins:
- a CDS encoding aspartate/glutamate racemase, which translates to MKTIGLLGGMSWESTIPYYRLINEGVKQRLGGLHSASLLLHSVDFHEIEACQSSGDWEKAGEILAEAALGLQGAGAQAILLCTNTMHKVAEQIETRCSLPFLHIADATGRAITAAGMNRVALLGTRYTMEQDFYRGRLTAQYGIESLIPDEADRARINQIIFEELCLGTFSETSRQYYLSVIRKLADRGAQGVIFGCTEIGLLIPADESPIPVFDTAAIHAADAVEFILS; encoded by the coding sequence ATGAAAACGATTGGCCTGTTAGGAGGAATGAGCTGGGAGTCTACCATTCCCTATTATCGTCTGATCAACGAAGGGGTAAAACAGCGCCTGGGGGGACTACACTCGGCCAGCCTGCTGCTGCACAGCGTTGATTTTCATGAAATCGAAGCCTGCCAGTCCAGCGGCGACTGGGAAAAGGCGGGGGAGATCCTGGCAGAGGCAGCACTGGGCTTGCAGGGTGCCGGGGCGCAGGCCATTTTGCTCTGCACCAACACCATGCACAAAGTCGCTGAGCAGATTGAAACCCGCTGTTCCCTGCCGTTCCTGCATATCGCCGATGCTACCGGGCGGGCGATTACCGCGGCGGGCATGAACCGCGTGGCGCTGCTGGGTACGCGCTATACCATGGAGCAGGATTTTTACCGCGGGCGGCTGACGGCGCAGTACGGCATCGAGAGCCTGATCCCGGACGAGGCGGACCGGGCCCGGATCAATCAGATCATCTTTGAAGAGCTGTGTCTCGGCACCTTTAGCGAGACGTCACGCCAGTACTATCTCAGCGTGATCCGCAAGCTCGCCGATCGCGGGGCGCAGGGGGTGATCTTTGGCTGCACCGAGATTGGCCTGCTGATCCCGGCGGATGAAAGCCCGATCCCGGTGTTTGATACCGCCGCGATCCACGCCGCCGATGCGGTGGAATTTATCCTTTCGTAA